atcagtCCGGAAATACCGTAGGCGACAGTGCATTCcacacagttgaggactgccaaccatctaagtgatgAAGATGGAAATATtatcgcgtagggcgatggcgaaaagaagcggcagggattattccgaacaattcctcagagGCTTAGAGCACACCCCGTTATACagatgcgatagaaaatgcagcgCCAAGGGACTAAGCCGATCCGAAGTACGCGGCCGGTGGAAGGGGCATCACTTGTACTATCGTCAGCATAATAATGAATGCCGCGGATTTGCAGCATGTCATTGATATGCAGAAGGAATAGCGTGGGTGATATTCACCGTCAACTACGACCTTTATGCTTCTGTCTGCTAGAAAGCTACTGACCCATACACATAATCTCCCGGGAAGTCCATAGGAGGGTaaaaaacgtagtgattatatgctctttggaggGTAACTTGGAAAGAAGTGCTTTTGTGCCAAACACGATCGAAATCCTTCGCTATATCCAAACTAACAGCCAATGCTGCACCCTTTGTATCGATGGCCTGTGCCCAACGATGTGTGATTTTACTTGCACCGGGTGTTTGGCAGATGCTTAGAGCCTATTAATTACAAAACTTTTGATTGATTTTACTAATTGTGTTTGATTTGCAGCTCTTTCGCCCGAATTAAGTTCGAGATAGGCCCTCTTGATTGATGAACGGCTGAAAGACGCCAGgacaataaagtaaataaactgATAAGGATAGTATAGCCAGAGGCAAAATAGATATATAATTCATGGCATAGGAATAAAGGGGTCTTATTGCTCTCATAATTGTATTCCTTATTCGGGACTAGTTTTCATAGGATAGATGCAATGAGACGTTTACGATAGTCCAATAAAACTCCCATATGatttttagcttttatttaTACCCTAACAACTCATTTCGCGGCCTTCTTGCTGATCCTGGGGTTGGCCTGTTGCGCTTTGTACACCTTCACCAGTTTCTGCTCCTCGATGAGGAAGGCGCGAACGATGCGCTGCTTGACGCACTTGTGGCACAACACGCCGCCGTACGCGCGCTTAACTGTCTTCTTGCGGTAGCAGAGGCGGGAGCGCTCAGCGGGGCGGGCCGGCTGGATGCCACGGAGCTTGCTCTTGCAGTTGCCGCATCTCGGGATCTTCTTGGGCTTCTTGACGTATTGGTAGACTAGGCGGCCGCCAGGGGTGCGCACTCTGGAATTTAGAGAGTGATAGGTAAGTATCGAGTTATCAACAGTTTTGGATCAGAAAGAGAGGAATAACTGGTCTTTGCAAATGCTTTACCTCTATGCTTAGGCGCGTATCTGTTTTTATTCAGAAGTATTTGTATCTTGGAGCATTCCACAAAATAATAGTCTACCATAATCTTCCGATTCTACTTTTTAATaaaccagccaagagcatgtcgggccttgctcagagtagggttccgtagttattcttTCGTCAcgataagctaaactggagcttaaagtgtagtagattgtaaaccaagggatgaactgtggatgtacgtctttttactatgaaggggaaactttttgcgacaACTCAAAAagagctaaactgatcatatccgctatagttttcatttaatgtcttaagctctacttccacgatttttttcatatttttttgacctatggttcaaaagttagacgcacacaggggggacacatttttttttctttcggagcgattatctccgaatatattcactttatcaaaaaatgtttgttgaagacccctataagtattgaaagccctttccaacgatatcccacactgtagggttgaagtaaaaaaaatcacccccactttgcgtgtaggggaggta
This Cydia pomonella isolate Wapato2018A chromosome 16, ilCydPomo1, whole genome shotgun sequence DNA region includes the following protein-coding sequences:
- the LOC133526425 gene encoding large ribosomal subunit protein eL34-like; this encodes MVQRLTFRRRLSYNTKSNQRRIVRTPGGRLVYQYVKKPKKIPRCGNCKSKLRGIQPARPAERSRLCYRKKTVKRAYGGVLCHKCVKQRIVRAFLIEEQKLVKVYKAQQANPRISKKAAK